Proteins encoded by one window of Chthonomonadales bacterium:
- a CDS encoding alpha-galactosidase, whose translation MLTTIAIVACAMAAGAPPTRRDWLVEPAHARTVVRRSAGGREVTLANGLARRTFRVAPNWATVGLDNLVTGASLLRGVKPEAVMALDGVRYAIGGLIGQPDYAYLDPRWLDAMPADPAAFRVRGWRAGATEAPYPWKPARHAPDAPWPPRGRALIVEFAAPPGRHAGIAVTVRYEMYDGLPVLAKWIRVRNGGTTPVEVTGLETEVLAINEQEKARLHVESSYAFAGMETTAWGTDPDYATQVDYERRAPLLLTSRYPLGPGVLLPPGGTFESFGTVEALLDSDDRERQGLTRRRLYRALAPQTAENPIFMHVRSSDSASVRLAIDQCAEVGFEMVILTFWSGFEIENLDPTYLARVKADVDYAHTKGIQVGGYTLMCASRDVGPESNCVSPDTGAPGSKFGQSACLASRWADGYFERVLRFIDATGIDVIETDGPYHGDVCASTTHAHHRGLADSQVRQWEACSAFYRECRRRGIYVNTPDWYYLSGSNKCGMGYRETNFSLPRDRQILIARQNIYDGTFGKTASMGWMFVPLVEYHGGGPAATLEPLSEHLADYEWHLAQNFGSGVMAAYRGPRLYDTDATRELVRRWVGFYKRHRAILDSDIVHLRRPDRRDLDAILHVNPRLDERALLMVYNPTARAIRRRLRVPLHYAGLSGAARFAERGGRAVTLALDDAQAADLPVRLASGAITWFIVRAAARTP comes from the coding sequence GTGCTGACCACTATCGCCATCGTCGCCTGCGCCATGGCCGCGGGCGCTCCGCCCACCCGCCGCGACTGGCTCGTGGAGCCGGCGCACGCTCGGACGGTGGTTCGCCGGAGCGCCGGCGGGCGCGAGGTGACCCTGGCCAACGGGCTCGCCCGCCGCACGTTCCGCGTCGCCCCCAACTGGGCAACGGTCGGCCTCGACAACCTGGTGACCGGGGCGAGCCTGCTGCGCGGCGTTAAGCCGGAGGCCGTGATGGCCCTCGACGGCGTGCGCTACGCGATCGGCGGCCTGATCGGGCAGCCGGACTACGCCTACCTGGATCCGCGCTGGCTCGACGCGATGCCGGCGGACCCCGCCGCCTTCCGCGTGAGGGGCTGGCGCGCCGGGGCGACCGAGGCCCCCTACCCCTGGAAACCGGCGCGCCATGCGCCTGACGCCCCCTGGCCGCCGCGCGGCCGCGCCCTCATCGTCGAGTTCGCCGCGCCTCCGGGACGCCACGCGGGCATCGCCGTCACCGTGCGCTACGAGATGTACGATGGCCTGCCGGTGCTGGCCAAGTGGATCCGGGTGCGCAACGGCGGCACGACGCCGGTGGAGGTAACCGGTCTGGAGACCGAGGTACTGGCCATCAACGAGCAGGAGAAGGCGCGCCTCCACGTTGAGAGCAGCTACGCGTTCGCGGGGATGGAGACCACGGCGTGGGGCACCGACCCCGACTACGCCACGCAGGTCGACTACGAGCGCCGCGCCCCGCTCCTGCTCACGAGCCGGTACCCGCTCGGGCCGGGCGTGCTGCTCCCGCCAGGCGGAACGTTCGAGTCCTTCGGCACCGTGGAGGCACTCCTCGACTCTGACGATCGCGAGCGGCAGGGGCTGACGCGACGCCGCCTCTACCGCGCGCTCGCCCCGCAGACGGCCGAGAACCCCATCTTCATGCATGTGCGAAGCTCGGACTCCGCCTCGGTGCGTCTGGCCATCGACCAGTGCGCCGAAGTCGGCTTCGAGATGGTGATCCTCACCTTCTGGAGCGGCTTCGAGATCGAGAACCTGGATCCCACCTACCTGGCTCGCGTCAAGGCAGACGTGGACTACGCGCACACGAAGGGCATCCAGGTCGGCGGCTACACGCTCATGTGCGCCTCGCGCGATGTGGGGCCGGAAAGCAACTGCGTCTCCCCCGACACGGGCGCGCCGGGCAGCAAGTTCGGTCAGAGCGCCTGTTTGGCCTCGCGGTGGGCCGACGGCTACTTCGAGCGTGTTCTGCGCTTCATCGACGCGACCGGCATCGACGTGATCGAGACGGACGGCCCCTACCACGGCGACGTGTGCGCGTCGACCACGCACGCCCACCATCGCGGCCTTGCCGACTCGCAGGTGCGCCAGTGGGAGGCTTGCAGCGCCTTCTACCGCGAGTGCCGGCGCCGGGGCATCTACGTCAACACGCCGGACTGGTACTACCTGAGCGGCAGCAACAAGTGCGGCATGGGCTACCGCGAGACCAACTTCAGCCTGCCTCGAGACCGCCAGATTCTGATCGCGCGCCAGAACATCTACGATGGCACGTTCGGCAAGACCGCCAGCATGGGCTGGATGTTCGTTCCGCTCGTTGAGTACCACGGCGGCGGGCCGGCCGCCACGCTCGAGCCGCTCTCCGAGCATCTGGCCGACTACGAGTGGCACCTGGCGCAGAACTTCGGGAGCGGCGTGATGGCCGCCTACCGCGGACCTCGCCTGTACGACACGGACGCGACGCGGGAGCTTGTGCGTCGTTGGGTGGGCTTCTACAAGAGGCACCGGGCCATCCTGGACTCGGACATCGTGCACCTGCGGAGGCCCGACAGGCGCGACCTCGACGCCATCCTGCACGTCAACCCGCGTCTCGACGAGCGCGCCCTGCTGATGGTCTACAACCCCACAGCGAGGGCCATACGCCGGCGCCTGCGCGTGCCGCTGCACTACGCGGGGCTCTCCGGCGCGGCCCGCTTCGCCGAGCGAGGAGGCAGGGCGGTCACCCTCGCGCTGGACGACGCGCAGGCGGCCGACCTGCCCGTCCGCCTCGCGTCGGGCGCCATCACCTGGTTCATCGTGCGGGCCGCCGCCCGCACGCCATAG